A part of Propioniciclava coleopterorum genomic DNA contains:
- the efeO gene encoding iron uptake system protein EfeO — protein MNRPSLTALLAVPTLAVALSGCVAKADVAAAGGPLTVTSDAAACAVSANRAPSGTLAFQVTNGGDQITEFYLLADDGLRIVGEVENIAPGASRTLTVVAQPGEYFTLCKPGMVGAGVGRAAFTVTGDAVAVTGEDAERKQQAVDLYGAFVKDQVSQLLPQVQSFADAYAAGRDDEAKAAFPKVRAYYERIEPVAEALGTLDPRIDYREVDAVAEELDWTGFHRIEKDLWQPAQDALNSDGEPAWKDWKPSTPAERAAFGAQLVADVQELYDYVHGDEFAAALKEQGVAGLSNGAIALLDEVATGKITGEEDWWSGTDLYDFAANVEGSKMAFSLVRDFASGKGEEGTKLVAAIDRGYAALEASLAEHGSPEQGYAAFSTLTDADKRALIDEINALAEPLSQLTTTILE, from the coding sequence GTGAACCGTCCGTCCCTGACCGCCCTGCTCGCGGTCCCGACCCTCGCGGTCGCCCTGTCCGGCTGCGTCGCCAAGGCCGACGTGGCCGCCGCGGGCGGCCCGCTCACCGTCACCTCGGACGCCGCCGCGTGCGCCGTCTCCGCGAACCGGGCGCCCAGCGGGACGCTGGCCTTCCAGGTCACCAACGGCGGCGACCAGATCACCGAGTTCTACCTGCTCGCGGACGACGGCCTGCGCATCGTCGGAGAGGTGGAGAACATCGCGCCCGGCGCGTCCCGGACGCTGACCGTCGTGGCCCAGCCCGGGGAGTACTTCACGCTGTGCAAGCCGGGCATGGTCGGCGCCGGCGTCGGCCGGGCGGCCTTCACCGTGACCGGTGACGCCGTCGCGGTCACCGGCGAGGACGCCGAGCGCAAGCAGCAGGCCGTCGACCTGTACGGCGCCTTCGTCAAGGACCAGGTCTCCCAGCTGCTGCCCCAGGTGCAGTCGTTCGCCGACGCCTACGCGGCCGGGCGCGACGACGAGGCCAAGGCGGCGTTCCCGAAGGTGCGCGCCTACTACGAGCGCATCGAGCCGGTCGCCGAGGCGCTGGGCACCCTCGACCCGCGCATCGACTACCGCGAGGTGGACGCGGTGGCCGAAGAGCTGGACTGGACCGGGTTCCACCGCATCGAGAAGGACCTGTGGCAGCCCGCCCAGGACGCCCTCAACTCCGACGGCGAGCCGGCCTGGAAGGACTGGAAGCCCTCCACGCCCGCGGAGCGGGCCGCGTTCGGCGCGCAGCTCGTCGCCGACGTCCAGGAGCTGTACGACTACGTGCACGGCGACGAGTTCGCCGCCGCGCTCAAGGAGCAGGGCGTCGCCGGGCTGTCCAACGGCGCGATCGCGCTGCTGGACGAGGTCGCCACCGGCAAGATCACCGGCGAGGAGGACTGGTGGAGCGGCACCGACCTCTACGACTTCGCCGCCAACGTCGAGGGCTCGAAGATGGCGTTCTCGCTCGTGCGCGACTTCGCGTCCGGCAAGGGCGAGGAGGGCACCAAGCTCGTCGCCGCCATCGACCGGGGCTACGCCGCGCTCGAGGCGTCGCTGGCCGAGCACGGGTCGCCGGAGCAGGGCTATGCGGCCTTCTCGACGCTCACCGACGCCGACAAGCGCGCCCTGATCGACGAGATCAACGCCCTGGCCGAGCCGCTGTCCCAGCTCACCACCACCATCCTGGAGTGA
- the efeU gene encoding iron uptake transporter permease EfeU, translated as MLGAFLIGLREGLEAALVVGILVSYLTKLGRRDVLPRLWLGIGLAVALAVAVGAVLTFGAYALTTQAQEIIGGVLSLLAVGLVTWMIFWMQKAARNLKRTLEGELDKALALGSLWGIVIVGFVSVAREGIETALLLWSMVESAGAAPQALAGALLGLAISVCLGWLIARGMVRLNLGTFFTWTGGLLIVVAAGVLAYGLHDLQEAGVLPGPFSALATLDPATGAVGIGAAGFPFGYAFDVSATVAPGGTLATLLQATVGFMPAMTWVQVLGWALYLAVVGGRFLSRVQRRPRPAPQPSPSLAQGAS; from the coding sequence GTGCTCGGTGCATTCCTGATCGGCCTGCGCGAAGGCCTCGAGGCCGCCCTGGTCGTGGGCATCCTGGTGTCGTACCTGACCAAGCTCGGACGCCGCGACGTCCTGCCCCGGCTGTGGCTGGGCATCGGGTTGGCGGTCGCGCTGGCGGTCGCCGTCGGCGCGGTGCTGACGTTCGGCGCGTACGCCCTCACGACCCAGGCGCAGGAGATCATCGGCGGCGTCCTGTCGCTGCTGGCCGTCGGCCTGGTGACCTGGATGATCTTCTGGATGCAGAAGGCGGCGCGCAACCTCAAGCGCACCCTGGAGGGCGAGCTCGACAAGGCGCTGGCCCTCGGCTCGCTGTGGGGGATCGTGATCGTCGGCTTCGTGTCGGTGGCCCGCGAGGGCATCGAGACGGCGCTGCTGCTGTGGTCGATGGTCGAGTCCGCGGGGGCGGCGCCGCAGGCGCTGGCCGGCGCGCTGCTCGGCCTGGCGATCTCGGTGTGCCTGGGCTGGCTGATCGCCCGCGGCATGGTGAGGCTCAACCTCGGTACGTTCTTCACCTGGACCGGCGGGCTGCTCATCGTCGTGGCGGCCGGCGTGCTCGCCTACGGCCTGCACGACCTGCAGGAGGCCGGCGTCCTGCCCGGCCCCTTCAGCGCGCTGGCCACGCTCGACCCCGCCACCGGCGCGGTCGGGATCGGGGCGGCCGGCTTCCCGTTCGGCTACGCCTTCGACGTCTCCGCGACGGTCGCGCCCGGCGGCACGCTCGCCACCCTGCTCCAGGCCACCGTCGGCTTCATGCCCGCCATGACCTGGGTCCAGGTCCTGGGCTGGGCGCTCTACCTGGCCGTCGTCGGCGGCCGCTTCCTGTCCCGGGTGCAGCGCCGGCCACGTCCCGCGCCGCAGCCGTCCCCCTCTCTCGCTCAAGGAGCCTCGTGA
- a CDS encoding exodeoxyribonuclease III → MLRIASFNVNGIRAAQRRGIDAWLDDARPDIVAVQEMRSPAAAVPEKVFGDHHLCYHEGNLAGRNGVALASRVPPSAVRHGFGHRASDAEGRYIEADYEVDGFGVTVGSVYVPKGATWAGPDADPAKYRRKMRFLASFRAYLTRARRDAARAGREFLVMGDFNIAHTTADLKAWRTNQRSEGFLPEERAWFTSILGPRTLVDVVRGLHPDAEGPYSWWSWRGQSFTNDAGWRIDYHLASPGLAARAVAGGTHRAPTYEARISDHAPVVVDYEV, encoded by the coding sequence GTGCTCCGGATCGCCTCCTTCAACGTGAACGGGATCCGCGCCGCCCAGCGGCGCGGCATCGACGCCTGGCTGGACGACGCCCGGCCCGACATCGTGGCGGTCCAGGAGATGCGCTCCCCGGCCGCCGCCGTCCCCGAGAAGGTGTTCGGCGACCATCACCTGTGCTACCACGAGGGCAACCTGGCCGGCCGCAACGGGGTCGCGCTGGCGAGCAGGGTGCCGCCGTCCGCCGTCCGCCACGGCTTCGGCCACCGCGCCTCGGACGCCGAGGGCCGCTACATCGAGGCCGACTACGAGGTCGACGGCTTCGGGGTGACGGTCGGGTCGGTCTACGTGCCCAAGGGGGCCACCTGGGCCGGGCCGGACGCCGACCCGGCGAAGTACCGGCGCAAGATGCGCTTCCTGGCCTCGTTCCGCGCCTACCTGACCCGGGCGCGGCGCGACGCGGCGCGTGCGGGCCGGGAGTTCCTCGTGATGGGCGACTTCAACATCGCCCACACCACCGCGGACCTGAAGGCCTGGAGGACCAACCAGCGCTCGGAGGGGTTCCTGCCCGAGGAGCGGGCGTGGTTCACCTCGATCCTGGGGCCACGCACGCTCGTCGACGTCGTCCGCGGCCTGCACCCCGACGCCGAGGGCCCCTACTCGTGGTGGAGCTGGCGGGGCCAGTCGTTCACCAACGACGCCGGCTGGCGCATCGACTACCACCTGGCCAGCCCCGGGCTGGCGGCGCGCGCGGTCGCGGGCGGGACGCACCGGGCCCCCACCTACGAGGCACGGATCAGCGACCACGCCCCCGTCGTGGTCGACTACGAGGTGTGA
- a CDS encoding enoyl-CoA hydratase/isomerase family protein, which produces MSEAELLTEVRDGVGYLTLNRPRAINALTVAMMHGMRDTLAAWADDDAVTSVELSGAGERGLCAGADVRALRDAVLQGRDYGEFFDLEYGLDLMIADYPKPYVAHQRGITMGGGLGVSAHGSRRIAYPDTAFAMPETIIGFTPDVGIAWFLAHAPGQTGTHVALTGATVGARDGVALGLADEVEGDAAPGTLEADREWIDACYAFEDAAQVIAALENHPDPRARAAGADLRLRSPLSVAVTLEALRRVPGMTGVADVLDQDRRLAEHMIGSPDFAEGVRAQLVDKDKRPRWSHARIEDVTRAEVEACFR; this is translated from the coding sequence ATGTCCGAAGCGGAACTGTTGACCGAGGTGCGCGACGGCGTCGGGTACCTGACGCTGAACCGGCCGCGCGCCATCAACGCGCTCACCGTGGCGATGATGCACGGCATGCGCGACACGCTGGCGGCGTGGGCGGACGACGACGCCGTCACGAGCGTGGAGCTGTCGGGGGCGGGGGAGCGCGGGCTGTGCGCCGGCGCCGACGTCCGGGCGCTGCGCGACGCCGTGCTCCAGGGCCGCGACTACGGGGAGTTCTTCGACCTGGAGTACGGGCTGGACCTGATGATCGCCGACTACCCCAAGCCGTACGTGGCGCACCAGCGCGGCATCACGATGGGCGGCGGGCTGGGCGTCTCGGCGCACGGCTCGCGGCGGATCGCCTACCCCGACACCGCGTTCGCGATGCCCGAGACGATCATCGGGTTCACCCCCGACGTCGGCATCGCCTGGTTCCTGGCCCACGCCCCCGGGCAGACCGGCACGCACGTGGCGCTCACCGGGGCGACGGTGGGAGCGCGCGACGGCGTCGCGCTGGGGCTGGCCGACGAGGTCGAGGGCGACGCCGCCCCCGGCACCCTGGAGGCTGACCGGGAGTGGATCGACGCCTGCTACGCGTTCGAGGACGCGGCGCAGGTGATCGCCGCGCTGGAGAACCACCCCGACCCGCGCGCCCGGGCCGCCGGGGCCGATCTGCGGCTCCGCAGCCCGCTCAGCGTCGCGGTCACGCTGGAGGCGCTGCGGCGCGTGCCGGGGATGACGGGCGTCGCCGACGTCCTCGACCAGGACCGCCGGCTCGCCGAGCACATGATCGGCAGCCCCGACTTCGCCGAGGGCGTCCGGGCGCAGCTCGTCGACAAGGACAAGCGGCCGCGCTGGTCGCACGCCCGCATCGAGGACGTCACCCGCGCCGAGGTGGAGGCCTGCTTCCGCTGA
- the mptB gene encoding polyprenol phosphomannose-dependent alpha 1,6 mannosyltransferase MptB → MVSGLAGRWQDLLAAIRLGPVRLGLLGTVLLVLGSLSPAYLPQASPYWPVMRALGLDNEVARVAATALVIGAVGLLILAWYRLRPAVYADVKPWAILCWWALPLLIAPPIFSHDAYSYAAQGWLIQNNLNPYEVSPSVLPGTFADQVAWLWRYTPAPYGPLALTMAHWLDMLAGFNPYYSAVAQRIPALVGVALLVHFLPRIARQLGLDPRQTAWFSTINPLLVIDLIGGAHNDALMLGLVALAVWLAYRGWYWPAVVAVGVGMAVKQPALLAAVPVAVIGSNWESWRWRDLVRFLPRALVTLVGVLIIFAAISLATGLGFGWLNAVGVPGMIVTLAPFSILGWLAEQGFTLLGMEAVGAAAPPLLQSVSLAIAIGLMGWLGIKYARTEPITFLAWAYLAFAVFGPALHTWYLLWGALFLPLARVSDRVLRTAAAVTSVLLVYGAGNLAWRNASIALALAAVAAAAIWLVLRRRARANAIV, encoded by the coding sequence GTGGTCAGCGGGCTCGCCGGTCGGTGGCAGGACCTCCTGGCCGCCATCCGCCTGGGTCCGGTGCGCCTCGGGCTGCTGGGGACGGTCCTGCTGGTGCTGGGATCGCTGTCGCCGGCCTACCTGCCCCAGGCCAGCCCGTACTGGCCGGTGATGCGCGCGCTCGGCCTGGACAACGAGGTCGCCCGGGTCGCCGCGACGGCGCTCGTGATCGGCGCGGTGGGGCTGCTGATCCTGGCCTGGTACCGGCTGCGTCCGGCGGTGTACGCCGACGTCAAGCCCTGGGCGATCCTGTGCTGGTGGGCCCTGCCGCTGCTGATCGCCCCGCCGATCTTCAGCCACGACGCCTACTCCTACGCCGCGCAGGGCTGGCTGATCCAGAACAACCTCAACCCCTACGAGGTCTCGCCCAGCGTCCTGCCGGGCACCTTCGCCGACCAGGTCGCGTGGCTGTGGCGCTACACCCCGGCGCCGTACGGACCGCTGGCGCTCACGATGGCGCACTGGCTCGACATGCTGGCCGGCTTCAACCCCTACTACTCCGCGGTGGCGCAGCGGATCCCGGCGCTGGTCGGCGTCGCGCTGCTGGTGCACTTCCTGCCCCGGATCGCGCGCCAGCTGGGGCTCGACCCGCGGCAGACCGCCTGGTTCTCCACCATCAACCCGCTGCTGGTGATCGACCTGATCGGCGGCGCGCACAACGACGCCCTGATGCTCGGCCTGGTCGCGCTCGCCGTCTGGCTGGCCTACCGGGGCTGGTACTGGCCCGCCGTCGTCGCCGTCGGCGTGGGCATGGCGGTGAAGCAGCCCGCGCTGCTCGCGGCGGTCCCGGTCGCCGTCATCGGATCGAACTGGGAGTCGTGGCGGTGGCGCGACCTCGTGCGGTTCCTGCCGCGGGCGCTGGTGACCTTGGTCGGCGTCCTGATCATCTTCGCCGCGATCTCGCTCGCCACCGGGCTGGGGTTCGGCTGGCTCAACGCGGTGGGCGTGCCCGGCATGATCGTGACGCTCGCCCCGTTCAGCATCCTGGGCTGGCTCGCCGAGCAGGGCTTCACGCTGCTGGGCATGGAGGCGGTCGGCGCGGCCGCGCCGCCGCTGCTGCAGTCGGTGAGCCTCGCGATCGCGATCGGGCTCATGGGCTGGCTGGGCATCAAGTACGCCCGCACCGAGCCGATCACCTTCCTGGCGTGGGCGTACCTGGCCTTCGCCGTGTTCGGCCCGGCGCTGCACACCTGGTACCTGCTGTGGGGGGCACTGTTCCTGCCGCTCGCGCGCGTGAGCGATCGCGTCCTGCGGACCGCCGCGGCGGTCACGTCCGTCCTGCTGGTCTACGGCGCCGGCAACCTTGCCTGGCGCAACGCGAGCATCGCGCTCGCCCTGGCGGCGGTGGCCGCCGCCGCCATCTGGCTCGTCCTGCGCCGCCGCGCACGGGCGAACGCCATCGTCTGA
- a CDS encoding proton-conducting membrane transporter, whose translation MRYYDWFGDGVLTVGVIPLACCVLEVEAAVAGRAALPEPPPGSAVVLLVAGTVTDAVAPAVAAAVAAHPGARVVAFGACASAGGPYWDSPVVTKGVDQLVAVDRYVPGCPPTPEALELLLTRGYADA comes from the coding sequence GTGCGCTACTACGACTGGTTCGGGGACGGTGTTCTGACCGTCGGGGTGATCCCGCTGGCGTGCTGCGTCCTCGAGGTCGAGGCGGCCGTCGCCGGGCGCGCCGCGCTGCCGGAGCCGCCGCCCGGCTCGGCGGTGGTGCTGCTCGTGGCCGGGACGGTCACCGACGCCGTCGCCCCGGCGGTCGCCGCCGCGGTGGCCGCGCATCCCGGCGCGCGCGTGGTCGCGTTCGGGGCGTGCGCGAGCGCGGGCGGCCCGTACTGGGACTCCCCCGTGGTGACCAAGGGCGTGGACCAGCTCGTCGCCGTCGACCGCTACGTCCCCGGCTGCCCGCCGACTCCCGAGGCGCTGGAGCTGCTGCTGACCAGGGGGTACGCCGATGCCTGA
- a CDS encoding NADH-quinone oxidoreductase subunit C produces MPDAVRRVPPQEWRAAVAAALASGNTWFDWLGATDEIGREDAFRVLIRLAPTPDADGVRLETLTAGREDPHLPSLRDLIAGAAWHEREVRDFFGITFDGGDNRPLLLRPDAVGHPLRRDAVLAARVARPWPGGKEPGEAASAARRRMVPPGVPDPDVWGEREGEPAAPEEVAASLQGGRVRRRR; encoded by the coding sequence ATGCCTGACGCCGTGCGGCGCGTCCCGCCGCAGGAGTGGCGCGCGGCGGTCGCCGCCGCCCTGGCGTCCGGGAACACCTGGTTCGACTGGCTGGGCGCCACCGACGAGATCGGCCGCGAGGACGCCTTCCGCGTCCTCATCCGGCTCGCGCCGACCCCGGACGCCGACGGCGTCCGGCTCGAGACGCTCACCGCCGGGCGCGAGGACCCCCACCTGCCGAGCCTGCGCGACCTCATCGCCGGCGCCGCCTGGCACGAGCGCGAGGTCCGCGACTTCTTCGGCATCACGTTCGACGGCGGCGACAACCGGCCGCTGTTGTTGCGCCCGGACGCCGTGGGGCACCCGCTGCGCCGCGACGCCGTGCTCGCGGCCCGGGTCGCGCGGCCCTGGCCGGGCGGCAAGGAGCCCGGCGAGGCCGCCTCGGCCGCCCGGCGCCGGATGGTGCCGCCCGGCGTCCCCGACCCCGACGTGTGGGGCGAGCGGGAGGGTGAACCGGCCGCGCCCGAGGAGGTCGCGGCGTCGCTGCAGGGCGGCCGGGTCCGGAGGCGGCGATGA
- a CDS encoding NADH-quinone oxidoreductase subunit I produces the protein MTHRSIALIADRCTSCMICARECPTWCISLASHSEPLPDSPPGPRQRTRLVLDAFAIDWSLCLYCGICIEECPFDALEWRDAPPPASTSVAAMAPDLMPDAAQRTPAG, from the coding sequence ATGACGCACCGTTCCATCGCCCTGATCGCGGACCGCTGCACCTCCTGCATGATCTGCGCGCGGGAGTGCCCCACGTGGTGCATCTCCCTGGCCAGCCACTCCGAGCCCCTGCCCGACTCCCCGCCGGGGCCGCGGCAGCGCACCCGGCTGGTCCTGGACGCCTTCGCGATCGACTGGTCGCTGTGCCTGTACTGCGGCATCTGCATCGAGGAGTGCCCCTTCGACGCCCTCGAGTGGCGCGACGCTCCGCCGCCGGCGTCCACCTCGGTGGCGGCGATGGCGCCCGACCTGATGCCCGACGCCGCGCAGCGGACCCCCGCGGGTTGA
- a CDS encoding 2-oxoacid:ferredoxin oxidoreductase subunit beta: MMSTGLAGVPLSLTPLNRKEFVSDQEVRWCPGCGDYAVLAAFQSLMPQLGVRRENTVIVSGIGCSSRFPYYLDTYGLHSIHGRAPAIATGVAMSRPDLAVWVVTGDGDALSIGGNHLIHALRRNVNITIMLFNNRIYGLTKGQFSPTSETGKVTKSSPAGSVDHPFNPLTLALGADATFVARAIDSDRKNLTDVLTAAVNHRGASIVEIYQNCPIFNDDAFEGLKSPDSPAVIPLVHGEPITFAGGELGVVRKPDGSLGITAVSDVDPADLLVHDAHNPDATQAFQLSQLTDTQGLSVSPIGILRDVDRPVFDDEARKQVHMPADRTAELAKLVAGPDTWTVL, encoded by the coding sequence ATGATGAGCACCGGACTCGCCGGCGTTCCTCTCTCGCTCACGCCGCTCAACCGCAAGGAGTTCGTCTCCGACCAGGAGGTGCGCTGGTGCCCCGGCTGCGGCGACTACGCCGTGCTGGCCGCGTTCCAGTCGCTGATGCCGCAACTCGGCGTCCGGCGCGAGAACACGGTCATCGTGTCGGGCATCGGCTGCAGCTCGCGGTTCCCCTACTACCTGGACACCTACGGCCTGCACTCGATCCACGGCCGCGCCCCGGCGATCGCCACCGGCGTCGCGATGTCGCGTCCGGACCTGGCCGTGTGGGTGGTCACCGGCGACGGCGACGCGCTCAGCATCGGCGGCAACCACCTGATCCACGCGCTGCGCCGCAACGTGAACATCACGATCATGCTGTTCAACAACCGGATCTACGGCCTGACCAAGGGCCAGTTCTCGCCCACCTCGGAGACCGGCAAGGTCACCAAGTCGTCGCCGGCCGGCTCGGTCGACCACCCGTTCAACCCGCTGACGCTCGCGCTGGGCGCCGACGCCACGTTCGTCGCACGCGCCATCGACTCCGACCGCAAGAACCTGACCGACGTGCTCACCGCGGCGGTGAACCACCGCGGCGCGTCCATCGTGGAGATCTACCAGAACTGCCCGATCTTCAACGACGACGCCTTCGAGGGCCTCAAGTCCCCCGACTCCCCGGCGGTCATCCCGCTGGTGCACGGCGAGCCGATCACCTTCGCGGGCGGCGAACTGGGCGTGGTGCGCAAGCCCGACGGCTCGCTCGGGATCACCGCGGTCAGCGACGTGGACCCGGCCGACCTGCTCGTCCACGACGCGCACAACCCGGACGCCACGCAGGCCTTCCAGCTCTCGCAGCTCACCGACACCCAGGGGCTGTCGGTGTCCCCCATCGGGATCCTGCGCGACGTCGACCGCCCCGTGTTCGACGACGAGGCCCGCAAGCAGGTCCACATGCCCGCCGACCGGACGGCCGAGCTGGCCAAGCTGGTCGCCGGGCCCGACACCTGGACGGTGCTGTGA
- a CDS encoding glycoside hydrolase family 15 protein, producing MRHGEVDALLAVAGPHAVEVHGPTLWAGQECEEANAEAGAATGRLTGQHELSAGETACWVMTWARSFVPMPQPGDPEELLAETLAFWNAWAERVAPDPGERREHAAEVMRSLLVLRALTDSRTGGIVAAPTTSLPEEFGGSRNWDYRYTWLRDAAFTIEAMIAHGYPEGAEVWRDWLLRAIAGEPNQLQIMYGLGGEKHLPERELAGLSGYADSLPVRIGNAAAEQYQADVAGEVMLALAQLREARGYDAEYSWRMQRNLIEYCIENIERPDNGIWEMRGEPQHFTHGRVMMWAAFDQGIKAVERYGLPGPVEEWRACRARLHDEIWAHGFDRELNTFTQAYGGTEVDASLLQLPQTGFVGYDDPAMLGTVAAIERDLSGPGGLLRRYRTETDVDGLPGDEYAFLICSFWLVEQHAMTGRRADAEALMARLVACANDVGLLAEEYDVTGGRLAGNYPQAFSHLGLIRAADALDGLLQPVPGSRPLRLPAAPDAGDA from the coding sequence GTGCGCCACGGCGAGGTCGACGCGCTGCTCGCGGTGGCCGGCCCCCACGCCGTCGAGGTGCATGGGCCGACGCTGTGGGCCGGGCAGGAGTGCGAGGAGGCGAACGCCGAGGCGGGCGCGGCCACGGGGCGGCTCACGGGCCAGCACGAGCTGTCCGCCGGCGAGACGGCGTGCTGGGTCATGACCTGGGCGCGGTCGTTCGTGCCCATGCCGCAGCCCGGCGACCCGGAGGAGCTGCTCGCCGAGACCCTCGCGTTCTGGAACGCCTGGGCCGAACGGGTGGCGCCCGACCCGGGCGAGCGGCGCGAGCACGCCGCGGAGGTGATGCGCTCGCTGCTGGTGCTGCGGGCGCTGACGGACTCGCGGACCGGCGGCATCGTGGCGGCCCCCACCACGTCGCTGCCCGAGGAGTTCGGCGGCTCGCGGAACTGGGACTACCGCTACACGTGGCTGCGGGACGCGGCCTTCACCATCGAGGCCATGATCGCCCACGGCTACCCCGAGGGCGCCGAGGTGTGGCGCGACTGGCTGCTGCGCGCCATCGCCGGCGAGCCGAACCAGCTCCAGATCATGTACGGGCTCGGCGGCGAGAAGCACCTGCCCGAGCGCGAGCTCGCCGGGCTGTCCGGCTACGCCGACTCGCTCCCGGTCCGCATCGGGAACGCGGCCGCCGAGCAGTACCAGGCCGACGTCGCGGGCGAGGTGATGCTCGCCCTGGCGCAGTTGCGTGAGGCCCGCGGCTACGACGCCGAGTACTCGTGGCGGATGCAGCGCAACCTGATCGAGTACTGCATCGAGAACATCGAGCGACCCGACAACGGCATCTGGGAGATGCGCGGCGAGCCGCAACACTTCACCCACGGCCGGGTCATGATGTGGGCGGCGTTCGACCAGGGGATCAAGGCTGTCGAGCGGTACGGGCTACCCGGCCCCGTCGAGGAGTGGCGCGCGTGCCGCGCCCGGCTGCACGACGAGATCTGGGCCCACGGCTTCGACCGGGAGTTGAATACTTTCACCCAGGCCTACGGCGGAACCGAGGTGGACGCGTCACTGCTGCAGCTGCCGCAGACCGGGTTCGTCGGCTACGACGACCCGGCGATGCTCGGCACGGTCGCCGCGATCGAGCGCGACCTGAGCGGGCCGGGCGGCCTGCTGCGCCGCTACCGCACCGAGACCGACGTCGACGGCCTGCCCGGCGACGAGTACGCGTTCCTGATCTGCTCGTTCTGGCTGGTCGAGCAGCACGCGATGACGGGACGCCGCGCCGACGCAGAGGCGCTGATGGCGCGCCTGGTCGCGTGCGCCAACGATGTCGGCCTGCTGGCCGAGGAGTACGACGTGACCGGGGGACGCCTGGCCGGGAACTACCCGCAGGCGTTCAGCCACCTGGGCCTGATCCGCGCCGCCGACGCCTTGGACGGGCTCCTGCAGCCGGTCCCCGGCTCCCGGCCGCTCCGGCTTCCCGCGGCCCCGGACGCCGGGGACGCGTAG
- a CDS encoding trehalase-like domain-containing protein yields MSRPIEDYALLSDLHTAPLVSREGSIDWFCVPRFDSEAVFCALLGGPENGYWRLGICDATVASRGYVGDTFVLETIWEGPHGRARVTDFMPPAPTTPT; encoded by the coding sequence GTGAGCCGGCCGATCGAGGACTACGCCCTGCTGTCCGACCTGCACACCGCCCCGCTGGTCAGCCGCGAGGGGAGCATCGACTGGTTCTGCGTGCCCCGCTTCGACTCCGAGGCGGTGTTCTGCGCGCTGCTCGGCGGCCCCGAGAACGGCTACTGGCGGCTGGGGATCTGCGACGCGACCGTCGCGTCGCGCGGCTACGTCGGCGACACCTTCGTGCTCGAAACCATCTGGGAGGGCCCGCACGGCCGCGCGCGCGTCACCGACTTCATGCCCCCGGCACCGACCACGCCGACCTGA